The Microcystis aeruginosa NIES-843 sequence AACAAAGATGGTTGCTAGTTGAAAGTCAAGCTAGACAAGAATCAGACTTGAAAAAATTAGAGAAAAAAATCGAGCAGGAAAAGAATTCTGCCCAAGAAAAAATCCGGCAACTATCCCGAAGAGAATTTGAGAATAGAGCGGTGGCGTTGGCGATAGCCAAAGGATTATCTGACTCCTTAAAATCTCATCAGTTAACGGAGATTAAAGTCAATCTCATTCCGCCTGAGTCCCAGGGGTCAAAACTCAAATCAAAAGACGATTTACCCTCTCAAAGCTATCAAGTTCAAGCCGAATTAGAGTTGAATTTGACCGCCATTGAGAGGCTAAAGAAACGAGCAGGACGATTCGTTTTAGCAACTAACGATTTGGAGAAACAACGATTAAGCAGTGAGGATATACTCAAAAAATATAAAGGGCAACAAGCTCCGGAAAGAGGATTTTCTTTTCTCAAAGACCCCTGCTTTTTTGCCCACAGTGTCTTTCTCAAATCTCCCCATAGAATCGAGGTCATGGCCATGCTCATGGGCTTGTGCCTGCTGGTTTATACTATTGGTCAAAGACAACTTCGTTTAAGTTTAAAACAGCAGGAGACGGGACTGAAAAATCCGTTGGGTAAGTTAACTGACCGACCGACGTTACGCTGGATATTTCAGGGCTTTCAAGGGATTCATCTCGTCCGTATTCAAGACAATCAAAAGATTAGCAACTTAACGGATGAGAGGCGCAACATTTTGAGATTTTTTCCCAAACCTTGCCAGGAATATTATCTCTTATCTTGACCAGATGGATTGACTTCAAGGGGTGACAAAACAAAGCGAGCAACTGGAACATCTCCCCCTAGATGTTAAGTCTGATTGCCTAGTCATTCTCAACAAGCACTGTTTATTGAGAATGACCGGGGGAACTCTGAAATTTTCGGCTTAGTTGCCGGCAGCTTGCCGCCAACTCACTCCTCTAGATAAGTATTTTGACTCGCGCCCCTTCCTCTTTTGAGACGTTGTGACACTTAGGGTGCGGAATGTGGGTTCTAACCTCAGCAAGATCATAATTCATCTGGAGGCGCAGCCAGAAAGCAGGGGTGCTACCGATTGTCTTTGACAAACGCACAGCCATTTCCGGGGAAATCCCCGCCTTGCCATTGATTAGGTTAGATAGTCTAGAGCGTGACACGTTCAGCATTTTTGCCGCAGCTGTAACGGTCAATTCAAGCTCTTCAATCGAACTTTTGACAATTCTGCCCGGATGTACGGGATTTTTCAGGGTCATCATGTTTTTTCCCTCAATGATAATCTACAAGGTCAATGTCGAGAGCGTTTCCATCTTCACCCATCACCCATCCTCAAAATCCCCAAATCACTGAAAATCCTGATGCTGACAAGGAAGTAGTGCAGATACCAGCGTAAGCCATGAGGGAGAGGAATGTAAAGATTTATTAAATATAGAGAAATTGCGGCATGAGATATGATCGATATGGTTGCCTATTAGTCTAAGTCAAATGA is a genomic window containing:
- a CDS encoding HigA family addiction module antitoxin, whose product is MMTLKNPVHPGRIVKSSIEELELTVTAAAKMLNVSRSRLSNLINGKAGISPEMAVRLSKTIGSTPAFWLRLQMNYDLAEVRTHIPHPKCHNVSKEEGARVKILI